A genome region from Penaeus vannamei isolate JL-2024 chromosome 20, ASM4276789v1, whole genome shotgun sequence includes the following:
- the LOC138865261 gene encoding uncharacterized protein, which yields MWKSVLQNVLYFMHELYPAAYSQSNWSCDGVDKALSWGTYCEKIARQSHQNGSLQIAFNHLAKKSNEAFSFSQLQDARYHLLKSLIHNQALERNVQEHISQVARMTLGSATVARIYEQVNQQQESYKHISAYINDTVNENFHKDLKSKLVIEVMDTLSSEQVNETLSALVKIPDGLNILLDDIRCGDVVLDVKKVSTGKMIVEWLDSALRSPRAPIHKCIVQTLCNLQPERLCDLLLSSRNLLIAFLAVLHREGQRLVFVEQPAAYSWSPQDLTSFLTYKDLVTVCSNIYFNKYLAASTDKIISEWCAQEDGAIWNDVLSEVKITVNRRDAFP from the coding sequence ATGTGGAAATCAGTACTACAAAATGTGCTGTATTTTATGCATGAATTGTATCCAGCTGCTTACAGTCAGAGTAATTGGAGTTGTGATGGTGTAGACAAGGCTCTTTCATGGGGTACATACTGTGAGAAAATTGCAAGGCAGTCCCACCAGAATGGTAGTCTTCAGATTGCATTTAACCACTTGGCAAAGAAATCCAATGAGGCCTTCTCGTTTAGTCAACTGCAGGATGCACGCTATCACTTACTGAAAAGCCTTATTCATAATCAAGCACTTGAAAGAAATGTACAGGAGCACATCTCTCAGGTTGCAAGAATGACCCTGGGGTCTGCTACTGTTGCTAGAATTTATGAGCAGGTAAATCAGCAGCAGGAATCTTATAAGCACATAAGTGCTTATATCAATGACACCGTGAATGAAAACTTTCATAAAGACCTCAAAAGTAAACTGGTGATAGAAGTGATGGACACCTTGAGTTCAGAGCAAGTAAATGAAACCCTCTCTGCATTAGTTAAAATTCCAGATGGCCTTAATATATTGTTAGATGATATAAGGTGTGGAGATGTAGTGCTTGATGTGAAAAAAGTTTCAACAGGTAAAATGATTGTGGAGTGGTTAGATTCAGCATTACGATCCCCAAGGGCACCTATACACAAATGTATAGTTCAGACTTTGTGTAACCTTCAACCAGAAAGATTGTGTGATTTGCTGTTGAGCAGTCGTAATCTTTTAATTGCATTTCTGGCAGTACTGCATAGAGAAGGACAGAGGCTAGTGTTTGTTGAGCAACCTGCAGCGTACTCCTGGTCACCACAAGACTTAACATCTTTTCTAACATATAAAGACTTAGTGACTGTTTGTAGTAATATATACTTCAACAAATATCTTGCAGCATCTACAGACAAAATAATATCTGAGTGGTGTGCACAGGAGGATGGGGCAATCTGGAATGATGTATTGAGTGAAGTGAAAATTACTGTTAATAGAAGAGATGCTTTTCCATGA